A region of the Chitinispirillum alkaliphilum genome:
TATTCACAATTACTATGGAAGATAATTTGATGATGAGAGGGACTTTATAATCGGTTTTTTTTCCACACACCGGACACTCCGGGCTCTTTTTGATCCTTACCTTTTGAAATCTCATTGTTTCTGCATCAAAGAACTGAACCGCATCAACCAAACATACTCCGGTTCCGGTTATCTGCTTTACTGCTTCCAATGCCTGGATAGAGCCTATTATACCTGCAACAGCCCCCAGTATACCAGCTTGTGAGCAACTCTGCTCAGCTTGTGGCTCAAGAGATGGGAATGCGCATCTTAAACAGCAAGACTGACCAGGCAAAACTGTCATATTTTGTCCGGATAACTGCAATACACCTCCATGAGAGAGGGGTATTTTGCTCAACACACAGGCATCATTAATCATGAGTTTTTTCCCTGTCGTATCAGTTGCATCAATTACAAAACTGTAACCTTCAATCGTCTGGAGAATGTTCTCACAACCAACTTTGAGGTCGTGGACAACAATTTCCACATCACTATTTAAGTTTCGGAGTCGGTTCGATGCTGATATGTTTTTGGGGCTACCAATATTTTGCTCCTCATACAGAATTTGTCTTTGAAGATTTGATATATCAACAGTATCAAATTCTGCAATACCTATTGTCCCAACACCTGCGGAAGCAAGATAGAGAAGAGCCGGTGAGCCCAACCCGCCAGCCCCGATAACCAAAACCTTTGAGTTGAGAAGCTTTCTCTGAGCCGAAGGACCAAAATCTTCAAGTATGAGTTGTCTGTTATACCTTTGGAGCTGTTTATCAGTGAGCATATTCATGGTTTTTGATGTCTTTGATGTTAGGGGTTGTTTTGTAATGAGAGGATAAAAATAATTGTTTGTTTTTGATGAGGGTGGATTTCTTCTGTTGTAGGGACGGAGTTGCTTTTTTTGCTTTGGAGGGATTGTTTCCTTGGGCACGGAGTTGCTTTTTTTGCTTTGGTGGGGATTGATTCCTTGGGGACGGAGTTGCTTTTTTTTGCTTTGGAGGGATCGTTTCCTTGGGGACGGAGTTGCTTTTTTTGCTTTGGTGGGGATTGATTCCTTGGGGACGGAGTTGCTTTTTTTGCTTTGGTGGGGATTGATTCCTTGGGGACGGAGTTGCTTTTTTTGCTTTGGTGGGGATCGTTTCCTTGGGGACGGAGTTGCTTTTTTGCTTTGAAGGGATTGATTCGTGTGACCTGGGGGGCGATGAGGTAAGTGGCATAAATTTTGCATTTTTTCACTTTTGTTGAAAACTTCACCCAAATTGCAGGATCAGGAAAATGGAATCCGGGGAAATATTACAAGAAAGCAAGCGACGATTTGATGCATTGTTTAATCGATCTTTGCTAGCCGTTTTCGTTTCTGATCTTAACGGCAGGCTTATTGACCTAAATTCTGCCGGACTTTCAATTCTGGGTTATTCATCTCATGAGATCAGGGGTGTTGATTTTTCCAGATTAACCGCTGGACCAGAAATGGCGAAGAAAATCAGGGCTGACATTGCCAAACTTATCAGAGTTGGTAGTCAGAAAGAACCGGCAGAATATGAGCTACAAAGAAAAGACGGAAGTAGGCTTTGGGTTGAGGTGTTGAGTTGTTTGCTGGTAGAAGATGGCAAGCCGTATGGAATAATTGGAACAGGTGTGGATGTAACAGAGCGTAAGCAACATGAGGTTCAGCTCCAGAATAGTAAAAACAACCTGAAAACTACCCTGGAATCAATTGGAGATGCTGTTATAACGACTGACATGTCGGGAAAAGTAACGTCTGTAAACAGGGCTGCAGAAAAACTCACCGGTTGGAGTGAAGAGGAAGCTGTTGGCAGAGATTTTGGGAATACTTTCAGGATAATCAACACTGCACATCGCAATTTGCAGATAAATCCTGTTGCGCAAGTGCTTTCACAAAGAAAAACCATAATATTCGACAAAAATACTCTCATGATTTCAAGGAGTGGCAGTGAATATTATATCTCAGATTCCGCTGCACCTCTTCTGGATGATGAAAAACGAATAAGAGGCGTGGTGATCACGTTTTCTGACAAAACAGAACTTTTTGGACTGATTCAGCAGTTAGAGGAAAGCAAGGAGAGACTTGAGCTGGTAATAGATGCTGCGGAAATGGGAATTTGGGACTGGGATATCAACAGTAATAGGGTCATTTATAACCAAAAATGGATAGAGATGACAGGGTATAACAGAGAAGATATAAAGCCGACTATTGATACCTGGAAAGAGTTGCTTCATCCAGAAGACAGGGGTAATGTTTTGAAAAACATGCAAAATCATTTACAAAATAGAGTTGCCCTGTTCCAGGCCGAGCATCGTATCAGGCAAAAAAACGGCCAGTATATCTGGGTACATAGTAAAGGGAGAGTAATAAAAAAGAGTGATGACGGGAGTCCAGTTCGGGCATGTGGCATAATGATAGATATCACTGAGCGCAAAAACATCTTAAGAGTGCTCGAGGATACCAATAGCAAACTCCTAAAAGCAAACAGGCGTCTCAAAAAATATGACAAACTGAAAACGGAATTCGTCTCCAGGGCATCACATGAGCTTCGTACCCCTATCACTTCGATTCTTGGCTACACTCAAACCCTGCTTGCTCCGGACATTGGTATCGATATTGATGAAAAAAGAGTGTATCTGAAAATAATCGAAAAAGAGGCGCACAGATTGAAAAAACTGGTCAGTTCATTATTGGATATTTCAAAAATTGAAAGCGGTCTGAGCAATGGACACAAAGAATTTGTTTCCCTGGATTCTTTAGTTCATGAGGTAATTGGAACACTTAATATAGATACTGCAAAATCTCTTTCGGTTAAGTCGGATGAATGGGGGGAACAGCCTTTTCGATGTCATAAAGAGCAGGTAAAAAAACTATTTGTTAATATTCTTGAGAACTCCCTTCGGTATGCTGATATGATAACTGTTGAGATATCAGGGAATAACAACAGAAGATATGTGACAATTAGCGACAATGGACCCGGAATCGACAAAAGAGAAAAAGACAGGATATTTGAGAAGTTCTATCGTATTCAGGGAGAGGAAAAACCCGGTAGTGGAAGTGGGCTTGGTTTGGCTGTGGCAAAAAACATTATCAAAGCGCACGGGGGTGATATTTATGTGGAATCTTCTCCTGGTAAGGGGACTGTATTTCATTTTTACCTCCCAGCCTAAAGAGATACTTTATCATCGGAATATAAATGTCAAAAAATGTTCTGATTATCGAAGATGAAAAAGTCCTTTCTGAACTGGTAAGAGTAAATCTTGTACTCAGGGGTATACCCGTAGAGACTGCCTATACCGCTCAGAGTGGGTTGGATAAAGCTTTCAAAATCCGTCCCGATATAATATTGCTCGATGTACGTCTGCCGGATTTCACTGGCTGGGAGGTTTGTAAAAAACTGAAATCTCAGAAAACTGATGAATGGAACCCTGTTATCGTTTTTCTGACAGCTGCAACCCAGGCCTCTGATAAAAAAACGGCTAAAGAATCTGGTGGTGATGACTTTGTAGAAAAACCGTTTGAAATGTCAGAACTCGTAAAAAAAGTTAAAGAGCTCCTCGGACCATAAACGCTGCTGCCCACCAGAAATGCTACTTTTTACCCCGTTACACCTCTTTGGGATCAAGTCTTTTAACTAAACCAAGGGATTTTATCATTTGGTTATCATTATCTATGCCTGCTCCTGGAGTGGTGAGATATCCACCAGAAACATACCCGTTTGCACCGGCAAAAAACATCAGACTCTGAAGTGTACCTAGATTGACTTCACGTCCTCCGCAAACTTTTATGTTTTTCTGAGGCATAGCAAGGCGAAACATCGCAACTATTTTGAGAAACTCAATTGGTGATTCTTTGGGTGGGGAAATTCTGGTACCCGGAACTGCATTGATGAAGTTAATGGGTACAGTGTCTACATCCAGATCTTTAAGCTGATTGCAGAATTCAATCCGGTCATTCCATGTTTCACCCATACCGAAAATTCCACCGCAACACACTGATAGACCTGCATTTTTTGCCCCTTTGACTGTATTTATCCTATCATCATAGGAGTGAGTCGTGACTATTGATGGAAAAAAAGTTCTGCTTGTCTCAAGATTATGGTTATAGCATACCACTCCAGCTTCTTTAAGCATACGAAATTCTTCCTGGTTTAAAATTCCCAGGGAGGCATGTTTTTCTCCTTTGCATGAAGAGAGTGCCTGGCAGATCTGTGTTATCTCCTTCTTTTCAAGAGCACGGCCACTTGATACAACACAGAACGGAAACCCTTTTTGCAAAGAATCTTCACACTTTTCAGCTATCAGTGATGGGGACACAAGATCCTGTACGTGAATATTTGTATCATTATGTTGTGATTGAGAACAGAACGCACAGTCTTCACTGCACCCACCTGATTTAATGTTCAAAAGTGTACATGGATCAA
Encoded here:
- a CDS encoding Sulfur carrier protein adenylyltransferase ThiF; amino-acid sequence: MPKETIPPKQKKQLRPYNRRNPPSSKTNNYFYPLITKQPLTSKTSKTMNMLTDKQLQRYNRQLILEDFGPSAQRKLLNSKVLVIGAGGLGSPALLYLASAGVGTIGIAEFDTVDISNLQRQILYEEQNIGSPKNISASNRLRNLNSDVEIVVHDLKVGCENILQTIEGYSFVIDATDTTGKKLMINDACVLSKIPLSHGGVLQLSGQNMTVLPGQSCCLRCAFPSLEPQAEQSCSQAGILGAVAGIIGSIQALEAVKQITGTGVCLVDAVQFFDAETMRFQKVRIKKSPECPVCGKKTDYKVPLIIKLSSIVIVNTQKIEVKIVNTLFDM
- a CDS encoding multi-sensor hybrid histidine kinase, with product MESGEILQESKRRFDALFNRSLLAVFVSDLNGRLIDLNSAGLSILGYSSHEIRGVDFSRLTAGPEMAKKIRADIAKLIRVGSQKEPAEYELQRKDGSRLWVEVLSCLLVEDGKPYGIIGTGVDVTERKQHEVQLQNSKNNLKTTLESIGDAVITTDMSGKVTSVNRAAEKLTGWSEEEAVGRDFGNTFRIINTAHRNLQINPVAQVLSQRKTIIFDKNTLMISRSGSEYYISDSAAPLLDDEKRIRGVVITFSDKTELFGLIQQLEESKERLELVIDAAEMGIWDWDINSNRVIYNQKWIEMTGYNREDIKPTIDTWKELLHPEDRGNVLKNMQNHLQNRVALFQAEHRIRQKNGQYIWVHSKGRVIKKSDDGSPVRACGIMIDITERKNILRVLEDTNSKLLKANRRLKKYDKLKTEFVSRASHELRTPITSILGYTQTLLAPDIGIDIDEKRVYLKIIEKEAHRLKKLVSSLLDISKIESGLSNGHKEFVSLDSLVHEVIGTLNIDTAKSLSVKSDEWGEQPFRCHKEQVKKLFVNILENSLRYADMITVEISGNNNRRYVTISDNGPGIDKREKDRIFEKFYRIQGEEKPGSGSGLGLAVAKNIIKAHGGDIYVESSPGKGTVFHFYLPA
- a CDS encoding Phosphate regulon transcriptional regulatory protein PhoB (SphR) — its product is MSKNVLIIEDEKVLSELVRVNLVLRGIPVETAYTAQSGLDKAFKIRPDIILLDVRLPDFTGWEVCKKLKSQKTDEWNPVIVFLTAATQASDKKTAKESGGDDFVEKPFEMSELVKKVKELLGP
- a CDS encoding Biotin synthase, which translates into the protein MELFKISQQMYERSIENTIDISDLKLIAEWPEDKVMLLFAASDLVRRHFHKENVDPCTLLNIKSGGCSEDCAFCSQSQHNDTNIHVQDLVSPSLIAEKCEDSLQKGFPFCVVSSGRALEKKEITQICQALSSCKGEKHASLGILNQEEFRMLKEAGVVCYNHNLETSRTFFPSIVTTHSYDDRINTVKGAKNAGLSVCCGGIFGMGETWNDRIEFCNQLKDLDVDTVPINFINAVPGTRISPPKESPIEFLKIVAMFRLAMPQKNIKVCGGREVNLGTLQSLMFFAGANGYVSGGYLTTPGAGIDNDNQMIKSLGLVKRLDPKEV